In Neofelis nebulosa isolate mNeoNeb1 chromosome 10, mNeoNeb1.pri, whole genome shotgun sequence, one DNA window encodes the following:
- the HEPACAM gene encoding hepatic and glial cell adhesion molecule isoform X1 → MKRERGALSRAFSALSLTPFVYLLLIQTEPLEGVNITSPVRLIHGTVGKSALLSVQYSSTSSDKPVVKWQLKRDKPVTVVQSIGTEVIGTLRPDYRDRIRLFENGSLLLSDLQLADEGTYEVEISITDDTFTGEKTINLTVDVPISRPQVLVASTTVLELSEAFTLNCSHENGTKPSYTWLKDGKPLLNDSRMLLSPDHKVLTITRVLMEDDDLYSCVVENPISQGRSLPIKITVYRRSSLYIILSTGGIFLLVTLVTVCACWKPSKKSGKKRKLEKQNSLEYMDQNDDRLKPEGELPATHSPIPSPLRSVGCWEKAELGHKEASSAGPLPPPTARRLQSRERCGQGRTPADTLPRSGEQERKNPMALYILKDKDSPEPEENPAPEPRSATEPGPPGYSVSPAVPGRSPGLPIRSARRYPRSPARSPATGRTHTSPPRAPGSPGRSRSASRTLRTAGVHLIREQDEASPVEISA, encoded by the exons atgaagagagaaaggggagccctgtCCAGAGCCTTCAGTGCCCTGAGCCTCACCCCTTTTGTCTACCTTCTTCTGATCCAGACAG AGCCCCTCGAGGGGGTGAACATCACCAGCCCGGTGCGCCTGATCCATGGCACGGTGGGGAAGTCAGCCCTGCTTTCCGTGCAGTACAGCAGCACCAGCAGTGACAAGCCCGTCGTGAAGTGGCAGCTGAAGCGGGACAAGCCAGTGACCGTGGTACAGTCCATCGGCACAGAGGTCATTGGCACCTTACGGCCTGACTACCGAGACCGCATCCGCCTCTTTGAAAACGGCTCCCTGCTTCTCAGTGACCTGCAGCTGGCCGATGAGGGCACCTATGAGGTTGAGATCTCCATCACGGATGACACGTTCACCGGGGAGAAGACGATCAACCTCACTGTAGATG TGCCCATTTCCAGGCCACAGGTGTTAGTGGCTTCGACCACTGTGCTGGAGCTCAGCGAGGCCTTCACCCTGAACTGCTCACACGAGAACGGCACCAAGCCCAGCTACACCTGGCTGAAGGATGGCAAACCCCTCCTCAATGACTCGAGAATGCTCCTGTCCCCTGACCACAAGGTGCTCACCATCACCCGCGTGCTCATGGAGGACGACGACCTGTACAGCTGTGTGGTGGAGAACCCCATTAGCCAGGGCCGCAGCCTGCCCATCAAGATCACCGTATACA gaAGAAGTTCCCTCTACATCATCTTGTCCACAGGAGGCATCTTCCTCCTTGTGACCTTGGTGACAGTCTGTGCCTGCTGGAAACCCTCCAAAAAGTCTGG gaagaagaggaagctgGAGAAGCAAAACTCCCTGGAATATATGGATCAGAATGATGACCGTCTGAAACCAGAAGGTGAGCTCCcagccacccactcacccatcccATCGCCACTCAGATCAGTGGGCTGCTGGGAAAAGGCAGAACTGGGACACAAGGAAGCCAGCTCTGCAGGGCCCCTTCCTCCACCAACTGCACGAAGACTGCAGAGCAGGGAGAGGTGCGGCCAAGGTAGGACCCCAG CAGATACCCTCCCACGAAGTGGCGAGCAGGAGCGGAAGAACCCCATGGCACTGTATATCCTGAAGGACAAG GACTCCCCGGAGCCCGAGGAGAACCCTGCCCCGGAGCCTCGGAGCGCCACCGAGCCCGGCCCGCCAGGCTATTCCGTGTCGCCGGCGGTACCCGGCCGCTCGCCGGGGCTGCCCATCCGCTCGGCCCGCCGCTACCCGCGCTCTCCGGCGCGCTCCCCCGCCACGGGCCGGACGCACACGTCGCCGCCCCGGGCCCCGGGCTCGCCCGGCCGCTCGCGCAGCGCCTCGCGCACACTGCGGACTGCGGGCGTGCACCTGATCCGCGAGCAAGACGAGGCCAGCCCGGTGGAGATCAGCGCCTGA
- the HEPACAM gene encoding hepatic and glial cell adhesion molecule isoform X2 encodes MKRERGALSRAFSALSLTPFVYLLLIQTEPLEGVNITSPVRLIHGTVGKSALLSVQYSSTSSDKPVVKWQLKRDKPVTVVQSIGTEVIGTLRPDYRDRIRLFENGSLLLSDLQLADEGTYEVEISITDDTFTGEKTINLTVDVPISRPQVLVASTTVLELSEAFTLNCSHENGTKPSYTWLKDGKPLLNDSRMLLSPDHKVLTITRVLMEDDDLYSCVVENPISQGRSLPIKITVYRRSSLYIILSTGGIFLLVTLVTVCACWKPSKKSGKKRKLEKQNSLEYMDQNDDRLKPEGELPATHSPIPSPLRSVGCWEKAELGHKEASSAGPLPPPTARRLQSRERCGQADTLPRSGEQERKNPMALYILKDKDSPEPEENPAPEPRSATEPGPPGYSVSPAVPGRSPGLPIRSARRYPRSPARSPATGRTHTSPPRAPGSPGRSRSASRTLRTAGVHLIREQDEASPVEISA; translated from the exons atgaagagagaaaggggagccctgtCCAGAGCCTTCAGTGCCCTGAGCCTCACCCCTTTTGTCTACCTTCTTCTGATCCAGACAG AGCCCCTCGAGGGGGTGAACATCACCAGCCCGGTGCGCCTGATCCATGGCACGGTGGGGAAGTCAGCCCTGCTTTCCGTGCAGTACAGCAGCACCAGCAGTGACAAGCCCGTCGTGAAGTGGCAGCTGAAGCGGGACAAGCCAGTGACCGTGGTACAGTCCATCGGCACAGAGGTCATTGGCACCTTACGGCCTGACTACCGAGACCGCATCCGCCTCTTTGAAAACGGCTCCCTGCTTCTCAGTGACCTGCAGCTGGCCGATGAGGGCACCTATGAGGTTGAGATCTCCATCACGGATGACACGTTCACCGGGGAGAAGACGATCAACCTCACTGTAGATG TGCCCATTTCCAGGCCACAGGTGTTAGTGGCTTCGACCACTGTGCTGGAGCTCAGCGAGGCCTTCACCCTGAACTGCTCACACGAGAACGGCACCAAGCCCAGCTACACCTGGCTGAAGGATGGCAAACCCCTCCTCAATGACTCGAGAATGCTCCTGTCCCCTGACCACAAGGTGCTCACCATCACCCGCGTGCTCATGGAGGACGACGACCTGTACAGCTGTGTGGTGGAGAACCCCATTAGCCAGGGCCGCAGCCTGCCCATCAAGATCACCGTATACA gaAGAAGTTCCCTCTACATCATCTTGTCCACAGGAGGCATCTTCCTCCTTGTGACCTTGGTGACAGTCTGTGCCTGCTGGAAACCCTCCAAAAAGTCTGG gaagaagaggaagctgGAGAAGCAAAACTCCCTGGAATATATGGATCAGAATGATGACCGTCTGAAACCAGAAGGTGAGCTCCcagccacccactcacccatcccATCGCCACTCAGATCAGTGGGCTGCTGGGAAAAGGCAGAACTGGGACACAAGGAAGCCAGCTCTGCAGGGCCCCTTCCTCCACCAACTGCACGAAGACTGCAGAGCAGGGAGAGGTGCGGCCAAG CAGATACCCTCCCACGAAGTGGCGAGCAGGAGCGGAAGAACCCCATGGCACTGTATATCCTGAAGGACAAG GACTCCCCGGAGCCCGAGGAGAACCCTGCCCCGGAGCCTCGGAGCGCCACCGAGCCCGGCCCGCCAGGCTATTCCGTGTCGCCGGCGGTACCCGGCCGCTCGCCGGGGCTGCCCATCCGCTCGGCCCGCCGCTACCCGCGCTCTCCGGCGCGCTCCCCCGCCACGGGCCGGACGCACACGTCGCCGCCCCGGGCCCCGGGCTCGCCCGGCCGCTCGCGCAGCGCCTCGCGCACACTGCGGACTGCGGGCGTGCACCTGATCCGCGAGCAAGACGAGGCCAGCCCGGTGGAGATCAGCGCCTGA
- the HEPACAM gene encoding hepatic and glial cell adhesion molecule isoform X5, giving the protein MKRERGALSRAFSALSLTPFVYLLLIQTEPLEGVNITSPVRLIHGTVGKSALLSVQYSSTSSDKPVVKWQLKRDKPVTVVQSIGTEVIGTLRPDYRDRIRLFENGSLLLSDLQLADEGTYEVEISITDDTFTGEKTINLTVDVPISRPQVLVASTTVLELSEAFTLNCSHENGTKPSYTWLKDGKPLLNDSRMLLSPDHKVLTITRVLMEDDDLYSCVVENPISQGRSLPIKITVYRRSSLYIILSTGGIFLLVTLVTVCACWKPSKKSGKKRKLEKQNSLEYMDQNDDRLKPEDTLPRSGEQERKNPMALYILKDKDSPEPEENPAPEPRSATEPGPPGYSVSPAVPGRSPGLPIRSARRYPRSPARSPATGRTHTSPPRAPGSPGRSRSASRTLRTAGVHLIREQDEASPVEISA; this is encoded by the exons atgaagagagaaaggggagccctgtCCAGAGCCTTCAGTGCCCTGAGCCTCACCCCTTTTGTCTACCTTCTTCTGATCCAGACAG AGCCCCTCGAGGGGGTGAACATCACCAGCCCGGTGCGCCTGATCCATGGCACGGTGGGGAAGTCAGCCCTGCTTTCCGTGCAGTACAGCAGCACCAGCAGTGACAAGCCCGTCGTGAAGTGGCAGCTGAAGCGGGACAAGCCAGTGACCGTGGTACAGTCCATCGGCACAGAGGTCATTGGCACCTTACGGCCTGACTACCGAGACCGCATCCGCCTCTTTGAAAACGGCTCCCTGCTTCTCAGTGACCTGCAGCTGGCCGATGAGGGCACCTATGAGGTTGAGATCTCCATCACGGATGACACGTTCACCGGGGAGAAGACGATCAACCTCACTGTAGATG TGCCCATTTCCAGGCCACAGGTGTTAGTGGCTTCGACCACTGTGCTGGAGCTCAGCGAGGCCTTCACCCTGAACTGCTCACACGAGAACGGCACCAAGCCCAGCTACACCTGGCTGAAGGATGGCAAACCCCTCCTCAATGACTCGAGAATGCTCCTGTCCCCTGACCACAAGGTGCTCACCATCACCCGCGTGCTCATGGAGGACGACGACCTGTACAGCTGTGTGGTGGAGAACCCCATTAGCCAGGGCCGCAGCCTGCCCATCAAGATCACCGTATACA gaAGAAGTTCCCTCTACATCATCTTGTCCACAGGAGGCATCTTCCTCCTTGTGACCTTGGTGACAGTCTGTGCCTGCTGGAAACCCTCCAAAAAGTCTGG gaagaagaggaagctgGAGAAGCAAAACTCCCTGGAATATATGGATCAGAATGATGACCGTCTGAAACCAGAAG ATACCCTCCCACGAAGTGGCGAGCAGGAGCGGAAGAACCCCATGGCACTGTATATCCTGAAGGACAAG GACTCCCCGGAGCCCGAGGAGAACCCTGCCCCGGAGCCTCGGAGCGCCACCGAGCCCGGCCCGCCAGGCTATTCCGTGTCGCCGGCGGTACCCGGCCGCTCGCCGGGGCTGCCCATCCGCTCGGCCCGCCGCTACCCGCGCTCTCCGGCGCGCTCCCCCGCCACGGGCCGGACGCACACGTCGCCGCCCCGGGCCCCGGGCTCGCCCGGCCGCTCGCGCAGCGCCTCGCGCACACTGCGGACTGCGGGCGTGCACCTGATCCGCGAGCAAGACGAGGCCAGCCCGGTGGAGATCAGCGCCTGA
- the HEPACAM gene encoding hepatic and glial cell adhesion molecule isoform X3, which produces MKRERGALSRAFSALSLTPFVYLLLIQTEPLEGVNITSPVRLIHGTVGKSALLSVQYSSTSSDKPVVKWQLKRDKPVTVVQSIGTEVIGTLRPDYRDRIRLFENGSLLLSDLQLADEGTYEVEISITDDTFTGEKTINLTVDVPISRPQVLVASTTVLELSEAFTLNCSHENGTKPSYTWLKDGKPLLNDSRMLLSPDHKVLTITRVLMEDDDLYSCVVENPISQGRSLPIKITVYRRSSLYIILSTGGIFLLVTLVTVCACWKPSKKSGKKRKLEKQNSLEYMDQNDDRLKPEGELPATHSPIPSPLRSVGCWEKAELGHKEASSAGPLPPPTARRLQSRERCGQDTLPRSGEQERKNPMALYILKDKDSPEPEENPAPEPRSATEPGPPGYSVSPAVPGRSPGLPIRSARRYPRSPARSPATGRTHTSPPRAPGSPGRSRSASRTLRTAGVHLIREQDEASPVEISA; this is translated from the exons atgaagagagaaaggggagccctgtCCAGAGCCTTCAGTGCCCTGAGCCTCACCCCTTTTGTCTACCTTCTTCTGATCCAGACAG AGCCCCTCGAGGGGGTGAACATCACCAGCCCGGTGCGCCTGATCCATGGCACGGTGGGGAAGTCAGCCCTGCTTTCCGTGCAGTACAGCAGCACCAGCAGTGACAAGCCCGTCGTGAAGTGGCAGCTGAAGCGGGACAAGCCAGTGACCGTGGTACAGTCCATCGGCACAGAGGTCATTGGCACCTTACGGCCTGACTACCGAGACCGCATCCGCCTCTTTGAAAACGGCTCCCTGCTTCTCAGTGACCTGCAGCTGGCCGATGAGGGCACCTATGAGGTTGAGATCTCCATCACGGATGACACGTTCACCGGGGAGAAGACGATCAACCTCACTGTAGATG TGCCCATTTCCAGGCCACAGGTGTTAGTGGCTTCGACCACTGTGCTGGAGCTCAGCGAGGCCTTCACCCTGAACTGCTCACACGAGAACGGCACCAAGCCCAGCTACACCTGGCTGAAGGATGGCAAACCCCTCCTCAATGACTCGAGAATGCTCCTGTCCCCTGACCACAAGGTGCTCACCATCACCCGCGTGCTCATGGAGGACGACGACCTGTACAGCTGTGTGGTGGAGAACCCCATTAGCCAGGGCCGCAGCCTGCCCATCAAGATCACCGTATACA gaAGAAGTTCCCTCTACATCATCTTGTCCACAGGAGGCATCTTCCTCCTTGTGACCTTGGTGACAGTCTGTGCCTGCTGGAAACCCTCCAAAAAGTCTGG gaagaagaggaagctgGAGAAGCAAAACTCCCTGGAATATATGGATCAGAATGATGACCGTCTGAAACCAGAAGGTGAGCTCCcagccacccactcacccatcccATCGCCACTCAGATCAGTGGGCTGCTGGGAAAAGGCAGAACTGGGACACAAGGAAGCCAGCTCTGCAGGGCCCCTTCCTCCACCAACTGCACGAAGACTGCAGAGCAGGGAGAGGTGCGGCCAAG ATACCCTCCCACGAAGTGGCGAGCAGGAGCGGAAGAACCCCATGGCACTGTATATCCTGAAGGACAAG GACTCCCCGGAGCCCGAGGAGAACCCTGCCCCGGAGCCTCGGAGCGCCACCGAGCCCGGCCCGCCAGGCTATTCCGTGTCGCCGGCGGTACCCGGCCGCTCGCCGGGGCTGCCCATCCGCTCGGCCCGCCGCTACCCGCGCTCTCCGGCGCGCTCCCCCGCCACGGGCCGGACGCACACGTCGCCGCCCCGGGCCCCGGGCTCGCCCGGCCGCTCGCGCAGCGCCTCGCGCACACTGCGGACTGCGGGCGTGCACCTGATCCGCGAGCAAGACGAGGCCAGCCCGGTGGAGATCAGCGCCTGA
- the HEPACAM gene encoding hepatic and glial cell adhesion molecule isoform X4 gives MKRERGALSRAFSALSLTPFVYLLLIQTEPLEGVNITSPVRLIHGTVGKSALLSVQYSSTSSDKPVVKWQLKRDKPVTVVQSIGTEVIGTLRPDYRDRIRLFENGSLLLSDLQLADEGTYEVEISITDDTFTGEKTINLTVDVPISRPQVLVASTTVLELSEAFTLNCSHENGTKPSYTWLKDGKPLLNDSRMLLSPDHKVLTITRVLMEDDDLYSCVVENPISQGRSLPIKITVYRRSSLYIILSTGGIFLLVTLVTVCACWKPSKKSGKKRKLEKQNSLEYMDQNDDRLKPEADTLPRSGEQERKNPMALYILKDKDSPEPEENPAPEPRSATEPGPPGYSVSPAVPGRSPGLPIRSARRYPRSPARSPATGRTHTSPPRAPGSPGRSRSASRTLRTAGVHLIREQDEASPVEISA, from the exons atgaagagagaaaggggagccctgtCCAGAGCCTTCAGTGCCCTGAGCCTCACCCCTTTTGTCTACCTTCTTCTGATCCAGACAG AGCCCCTCGAGGGGGTGAACATCACCAGCCCGGTGCGCCTGATCCATGGCACGGTGGGGAAGTCAGCCCTGCTTTCCGTGCAGTACAGCAGCACCAGCAGTGACAAGCCCGTCGTGAAGTGGCAGCTGAAGCGGGACAAGCCAGTGACCGTGGTACAGTCCATCGGCACAGAGGTCATTGGCACCTTACGGCCTGACTACCGAGACCGCATCCGCCTCTTTGAAAACGGCTCCCTGCTTCTCAGTGACCTGCAGCTGGCCGATGAGGGCACCTATGAGGTTGAGATCTCCATCACGGATGACACGTTCACCGGGGAGAAGACGATCAACCTCACTGTAGATG TGCCCATTTCCAGGCCACAGGTGTTAGTGGCTTCGACCACTGTGCTGGAGCTCAGCGAGGCCTTCACCCTGAACTGCTCACACGAGAACGGCACCAAGCCCAGCTACACCTGGCTGAAGGATGGCAAACCCCTCCTCAATGACTCGAGAATGCTCCTGTCCCCTGACCACAAGGTGCTCACCATCACCCGCGTGCTCATGGAGGACGACGACCTGTACAGCTGTGTGGTGGAGAACCCCATTAGCCAGGGCCGCAGCCTGCCCATCAAGATCACCGTATACA gaAGAAGTTCCCTCTACATCATCTTGTCCACAGGAGGCATCTTCCTCCTTGTGACCTTGGTGACAGTCTGTGCCTGCTGGAAACCCTCCAAAAAGTCTGG gaagaagaggaagctgGAGAAGCAAAACTCCCTGGAATATATGGATCAGAATGATGACCGTCTGAAACCAGAAG CAGATACCCTCCCACGAAGTGGCGAGCAGGAGCGGAAGAACCCCATGGCACTGTATATCCTGAAGGACAAG GACTCCCCGGAGCCCGAGGAGAACCCTGCCCCGGAGCCTCGGAGCGCCACCGAGCCCGGCCCGCCAGGCTATTCCGTGTCGCCGGCGGTACCCGGCCGCTCGCCGGGGCTGCCCATCCGCTCGGCCCGCCGCTACCCGCGCTCTCCGGCGCGCTCCCCCGCCACGGGCCGGACGCACACGTCGCCGCCCCGGGCCCCGGGCTCGCCCGGCCGCTCGCGCAGCGCCTCGCGCACACTGCGGACTGCGGGCGTGCACCTGATCCGCGAGCAAGACGAGGCCAGCCCGGTGGAGATCAGCGCCTGA